In one window of Episyrphus balteatus chromosome 3, idEpiBalt1.1, whole genome shotgun sequence DNA:
- the LOC129915114 gene encoding uncharacterized protein LOC129915114, translating to MVNVIAVFQNFSSTYYSYNNFGEFIIEELDWEKDSRIFPNRMRNLRGVTLPALFGGHEPSVIVSENFDGEIVIGGLVGHIFKALAKKHNARLNTSNIDLSLSPLSLYQFVLNGSLEIAAAGPVALMNPNEWFSYPYRIYDWGVMLPIESNIPISKVFVSVFYWDSFLITIMVLIILSMLLRAAELTKSQRPFTKRDIFFINLDGFRGILGQSFSVLPSCSKGTKIIYSLIFLLGIIIVTSYDAFLQSFMTQPPREKMIKSFEMLQSSGIKIYCKRTDIEGFLEDNFKTFIEVRDSLNTKYAYTLNEDNWQLYKNQQNFFGQQLFRWSDELCLLNSIQSAIAINENSIYKKILNFLIMETQSAGLLDYWIGRAFYELVEVGRIKKLNYGFKGQLQLQPMKLEDLKWIWMSLGLAFFVDTLCFVGEIFLIET from the exons ATGGTTAATGTTATAgcggtttttcaaaatttctcatCGACTTACTACAGTTATAACAATTTTGGTGAATTTATAATCGAAGAGCTTGACTGGGAAAAAGATTCAAGAATTTTTCCAAATCGAATGAGGAACCTTCGTGGAGTTACGTTACCAGCTCTTTTCGGAGGTCATGAGCCATCAGTGATCGTATCAGAAAATTTTGATGGTGAAATAGTTATTGGAGGTCTTGTTGGACATATTTTCAAGGCTCTGGCTAAGAAGCATAACGCCAGATTGAATACTTCGAACATAGATTTATCACTATCACCTCTTAGTTTATACCAATTTGTGCTCAATGGCTCACTTGAAATAGCCGCTGCTGGACCCGTTGCTTTAATGAATCCAAACGAATGGTTTTCATATCCGTATCGTATATATGACTGGGGAGTAATGCTGCCAATAGAATCGAATATACCCATTTCTAAAGTGTTTGTTTCAGTGTTTTATTGGGATTCTTTTCTTATAACAATAATGgtacttataattttatctatGCTGCTGAGAGCTGCTGAGTTAACGAAATCACAACGACCTTTTACCAAGCGCGATATTTTCTTCATTAATTTGGATGGTTTTCGTGGAATTCTTGGACAGTCATTTTCTGTACTACCAAGCTGCTCAAAAGGTACAAAAATCATCTATTCGTTAATCTTCCTCCTTGGAATTATAATTGTTACTTCGTACGATGCATTTCTTCAGTCCTTTATGACCCAACCACCAAGggaaaaaatgattaaatcttttGAAATGCTTCAATCGTCTGGTATAAAAATCTACTGCAAAAGAACTGATATTGAAGGGTTTTTG GAAGataatttcaagacttttataGAAGTCCGAGATAGTCTAAACACCAAATATGCCTACACACTAAATGAAGACAATTGGCAACTTtataaaaatcagcaaaatttcTTTGGTCAACAATTGTTTCGTTGGTCTGATGAATTGTGTTTGTTAAATAGTATACAATCGGCAATTGctataaatgaaaattcaatttataagaaaatattgaattttcttatTATGGAAACTCAATCGGCTGGATTGTTGGATTATTGGATTGGAAGAGCTTTTTATGAGTTGGTCGAAGTTGGAAGaatcaaaaagttaaattatggTTTTAAAGGACAATTGCAGTTGCAACCAATGAAATTGGAGGACCTGAAATGGATTTGGATGAGCTTGGGATTGGCGTTTTTTGTTGATACTTTGTGTTTTGTTGgagaaattttt ctgatagaaacataa
- the LOC129914881 gene encoding protein takeout, translated as MQSNKSNILGAILLSVLTVTCAANREIINNSPQFQEKPNWLKTCPRANPNENKCFRDLFEGCFPALAAGIPEIGVKSFEPLHIDAVSVSKGSGNLVLAGGFQNLIVRGPSNATVRKASLDLEKKLFNFELEIPILRIRAKYNLKGNILLLPVVGNGDVNMSLKNVRTAVYTKINLRNDPEEIIHIENMKVTFLVGSMRIHLTNLFNGNEILGTSINQFLNQNGNEIIAELRPDLELGLADIFIGLWNNVFSKLPTKLWLL; from the exons ATGCAATCTAACAAAAGCAACATCCTTGGGGCTATATTATTGAGTGTTTTAACGGTTACGTGTGCTGCTAATAGAGAGATTATCAATAATTCACCACAATTTCAAGAAAAac ctaaTTGGTTAAAAACCTGCCCAAGAGCAAATCCAAACGAAAACAAATGTTTTCGTGATCTATTCGAAGGATGTTTTCCAGCTCTAGCAGCAGGAATTCCTGAAATTGGCGTTAAAAGCTTTGAACCATTGCACATCGATGCGGTATCTGTATCGAAAGGAAGTGGAAATTTAGTACTAGCAGGTGGTTTTCAAAATCTGATTGTTAGAGGTCCATCTAATGCAACTGTCCGTAAAGCAAG cttagacttggagaaaaaacttttcaattttgaaCTAGAAATTCCAATTCTAAGAATTAGAgctaaatataatttaaaaggtAATATTCTCCTCTTGCCAGTGGTTGGTAATGGCGACGTAAATATGTCTTTGAAAAATGTCCGAACTGCTGTCTACACGAAAATTAATCTGCGAAATGATCCAGAA GAAATCATTCACATTGAAAACATGAAAGTTACATTCTTAGTTGGAAGCATGCGTATTCATCTGACAAATCTCTTCAACGGCAATGAAATTCTTGGAACATCtattaatcaatttttaaatcaaaatggcAATGAAATTATAGCGGAACTTAGACCCGATCTGGAACTGGGTTTAGCTGACATATTTATTGGACTTTGGAATAATGTTTTCTCAAAGCTTCCAACCAAATTATGGTTACTgtga